A single Silvibacterium dinghuense DNA region contains:
- the dnaX gene encoding DNA polymerase III subunit gamma/tau: protein MAYQVLARKYRPQRFSDVAGQDHVTRTLLNALSQGRIAHGYIFSGHRGIGKTTIARILAMALNCRREIGSPERPTPEPCSTCESCTEIRQGNAVDVIEIDAATNRGIDEIRELRDAARYRPARDRYKIYILDEAHQITDAAFNALLKTLEEPPDHIVFMMATTQPEDIPQTIRSRCQHFSFHAVRFDDILEQLRAISVHEEVGVEDAALALLAEAGDGSMRDALSIMDQAIASAPVIDGRPQLDAAQIRELMGSVPNTIFEGFLEAIAEGRTAALIEELNRLLNAGNSPAQIARQFVRYLRNTLMARIDGEQSELLQISADERARAARSALLFSEEDLTRFLQITLRTFDELNYRQEQRFHLELGLIKLVHLTRLLPVEEFLSKLPPAGSTASLPRTAAAARPAPAAPRPATPAPAPALRPTAPQPAAARPEEPARPAFSPFEADRSRKMTSDAGSGPSIEAPSQPVIASQVRPIAEPPARPILDAPPEPVMAPAPAPVSNIAAVLPDPEPEPLTAAPIEALRPTLETRPEPVAVSTVAAAPEPFAVALQEEDEPGRAPVGKAEVESPLTNGALALAQEPSSSVDMALIQDTVCSALDAQGHSTASVLLSSGQWREKGDTIEVEVGIKKTMLGLTMNAEAEKICKAALRAIGINHKLTFIHGEAKAPGSGPRPASTASAARGSIQSIALENPLVKRAQELFNAEVRSVLDLRPGK from the coding sequence ATGGCTTATCAGGTTCTAGCGCGCAAATACCGCCCCCAGCGATTCTCTGACGTCGCCGGGCAGGATCACGTCACCCGTACCCTGCTCAATGCCCTGTCGCAGGGACGCATTGCCCATGGCTATATTTTCTCGGGTCACCGCGGCATCGGCAAAACCACCATCGCCCGCATCCTGGCCATGGCACTCAACTGCCGCCGCGAAATCGGCTCGCCGGAGCGCCCGACGCCGGAGCCTTGCTCTACCTGCGAGTCCTGCACCGAGATTCGCCAGGGCAACGCCGTGGACGTGATCGAAATCGACGCCGCCACCAATCGCGGCATCGATGAAATCCGCGAGCTGCGCGACGCCGCCCGCTATCGGCCCGCCCGCGACCGCTACAAGATCTACATTCTCGACGAGGCGCACCAGATCACCGATGCCGCCTTCAACGCGCTGCTCAAAACCCTCGAGGAGCCGCCCGACCACATCGTCTTCATGATGGCGACAACGCAGCCGGAAGACATCCCACAGACCATCCGCTCGCGCTGCCAGCACTTCAGCTTCCACGCCGTCCGCTTCGACGATATTCTCGAGCAGCTCCGTGCCATCTCCGTGCACGAAGAGGTTGGCGTAGAGGATGCCGCGCTGGCGTTGCTTGCCGAAGCCGGCGACGGCTCCATGCGCGACGCACTCTCCATCATGGACCAGGCCATCGCCTCGGCCCCCGTTATCGACGGCCGCCCGCAGCTCGATGCCGCGCAGATTCGCGAGCTGATGGGCTCGGTCCCCAACACCATCTTTGAAGGTTTTCTCGAAGCCATCGCCGAAGGCCGCACCGCCGCGCTCATCGAAGAGCTGAATCGCCTGCTCAACGCCGGCAACAGCCCTGCGCAGATCGCCCGCCAGTTCGTCCGCTACCTGCGCAACACGCTCATGGCTCGCATCGACGGCGAGCAGTCCGAACTGCTGCAGATCTCCGCCGACGAGCGCGCCCGCGCCGCTCGCTCCGCGCTGCTCTTCTCCGAGGAAGACCTCACCCGCTTCCTGCAGATCACGCTGCGCACCTTCGACGAGCTCAACTATCGGCAGGAACAGCGGTTTCACCTCGAGCTCGGACTCATCAAGCTGGTGCATCTCACCCGCCTGCTGCCGGTCGAGGAATTCCTCAGCAAACTGCCGCCCGCAGGCTCCACAGCAAGCCTTCCGCGCACCGCGGCCGCCGCGCGGCCGGCTCCTGCAGCTCCGAGGCCCGCAACTCCGGCACCAGCCCCTGCGCTGCGCCCAACGGCTCCTCAACCGGCGGCGGCACGACCGGAAGAGCCGGCTCGCCCCGCTTTCTCACCCTTTGAAGCAGACCGCTCGCGGAAAATGACGAGTGACGCCGGCTCCGGACCTTCTATCGAAGCTCCCAGCCAGCCTGTCATCGCATCGCAGGTCCGGCCTATCGCGGAACCACCCGCGCGGCCGATTCTCGATGCCCCCCCCGAGCCGGTCATGGCACCTGCGCCGGCACCGGTCAGCAACATCGCCGCCGTCCTGCCCGATCCGGAGCCCGAACCGCTCACAGCTGCCCCCATCGAAGCCCTGCGCCCCACATTGGAAACGCGTCCGGAGCCGGTCGCCGTGAGCACGGTTGCCGCAGCTCCCGAACCTTTCGCCGTTGCGCTTCAGGAGGAAGACGAGCCCGGCCGCGCCCCTGTCGGCAAAGCGGAAGTAGAGTCCCCTCTGACCAATGGAGCCCTTGCCCTGGCGCAGGAACCGTCTTCCTCAGTAGACATGGCCCTTATTCAGGACACGGTCTGCTCCGCGCTCGACGCCCAGGGACACAGCACCGCATCCGTGCTGCTCTCCTCCGGCCAGTGGCGTGAAAAAGGCGACACCATCGAGGTCGAAGTCGGCATCAAGAAGACAATGCTTGGCCTCACCATGAATGCCGAAGCAGAAAAGATCTGTAAAGCCGCGCTTCGCGCCATCGGCATCAACCACAAGCTGACCTTTATCCACGGCGAGGCGAAGGCGCCCGGCTCCGGCCCACGCCCCGCATCCACGGCCTCGGCCGCAAGGGGCAGCATCCAGTCCATCGCTCTCGAGAACCCGCTCGTCAAACGGGCGCAGGAACTCTTCAACGCAGAGGTGCGCAGCGTCCTTGACCTGCGCCCAGGAAAGTAA
- a CDS encoding SET domain-containing protein has product MPLIIRSSSIHAAGCYTTEPIRRRTRIVEYTGPRISKDRADEKYENSPTTYLFGLGKGETVIDGFGLAMFINHSCDPNCETKEVRGRVYIFALRDIASGEELTYDYNLYDGDEDEAYCNCGAPTCRKSMYSHEELSRRARAAKRAAAKNNASV; this is encoded by the coding sequence ATGCCGCTGATCATCCGCTCTTCCTCTATCCATGCCGCCGGATGCTACACCACCGAGCCGATCCGCAGGCGCACCCGCATCGTCGAGTACACCGGCCCACGCATTTCCAAAGACCGCGCCGACGAAAAGTACGAGAACTCGCCGACCACCTATCTTTTCGGCCTGGGCAAAGGAGAAACCGTCATCGACGGCTTTGGCCTGGCCATGTTTATCAACCACTCCTGCGATCCCAACTGTGAGACGAAGGAAGTGAGGGGGCGCGTCTACATCTTCGCCCTCCGCGACATCGCCTCCGGCGAAGAGCTCACCTACGACTACAACCTCTACGATGGTGATGAGGACGAAGCTTACTGCAACTGCGGCGCACCCACCTGCCGCAAGTCCATGTATTCCCACGAAGAGCTCAGCCGTCGTGCCCGCGCCGCCAAGCGGGCGGCGGCGAAGAACAACGCTTCGGTTTAG
- the mazG gene encoding nucleoside triphosphate pyrophosphohydrolase encodes MPFPEPVAGDPAKSADLVPAPAGAAGPAQKSEPIPGESFTEAVAIMARLRGPDGCPWDREQSFDSIRKYTLEETYEVFDAIERRDWPSLQDELGDLLLQVLFYAQMASEAGHFSIDDVIGNLNRKLVRRHPHVFGEEAAAQAGNRAESLTVEGIDAGGVLRNWEEIKKREKKDRPAGHGRLDEVPRAMPALSEAAKLGSKAAKVGFDWPEVSGLFAKLQEEMSELKAELAPDGTPQNSNAVTEELGDLLFTTANLARHLKVDSELALRDANAKFRRRFAAMETADGNGLEQRSPEELEALWASAKEAERKPE; translated from the coding sequence ATGCCTTTCCCTGAGCCTGTGGCCGGTGATCCGGCGAAGAGCGCAGACCTGGTACCGGCTCCGGCCGGAGCGGCTGGACCTGCGCAAAAGTCTGAACCGATTCCAGGCGAGAGTTTCACCGAAGCTGTCGCGATCATGGCCCGGCTCCGCGGGCCGGATGGATGTCCATGGGACCGGGAACAGAGCTTCGATTCGATCCGGAAATACACGCTGGAGGAGACCTATGAGGTCTTCGACGCGATTGAGCGGCGTGACTGGCCGTCGTTGCAGGATGAGCTCGGCGATCTGCTGCTGCAGGTGCTCTTTTATGCTCAGATGGCCTCGGAGGCAGGACACTTCTCGATTGACGACGTCATCGGCAACCTCAATCGCAAGCTGGTGCGGCGTCATCCTCACGTCTTTGGCGAAGAGGCGGCGGCGCAGGCAGGAAACCGCGCAGAGAGCCTTACGGTCGAGGGCATCGATGCAGGCGGAGTGCTGCGCAACTGGGAAGAGATCAAGAAGCGGGAGAAAAAGGATCGGCCTGCAGGGCATGGCCGCCTGGATGAGGTTCCACGCGCGATGCCGGCCTTGAGCGAAGCCGCGAAGCTGGGCAGCAAGGCGGCAAAGGTGGGCTTCGACTGGCCGGAGGTTTCCGGCCTCTTTGCCAAACTGCAGGAAGAGATGAGCGAACTGAAAGCGGAACTGGCACCTGACGGGACTCCGCAGAACAGCAACGCTGTCACGGAAGAGCTGGGAGACCTGCTCTTCACCACCGCGAACCTGGCCCGGCATCTAAAGGTAGATTCAGAGCTGGCCTTGCGCGATGCGAATGCGAAGTTCCGGCGCCGTTTTGCGGCAATGGAAACTGCAGATGGCAATGGGCTTGAGCAGCGGTCGCCGGAAGAGCTGGAGGCATTGTGGGCCAGCGCCAAGGAAGCAGAACGGAAGCCCGAATAG
- a CDS encoding YbaB/EbfC family nucleoid-associated protein translates to MNPFKLQEMLGQAKEMQEQMQQKLAQSVVEGSSGGGAVTVRMNGKKEVLKLSIDPSAVAGLGSAADIEMLEDLITAAFNEAGRKAEEILKSSMSGMLGGLNLPPGLF, encoded by the coding sequence GTGAACCCCTTCAAGCTCCAGGAAATGCTTGGCCAGGCCAAGGAAATGCAGGAACAGATGCAGCAGAAGCTTGCCCAGTCCGTGGTCGAAGGCTCCTCGGGCGGCGGAGCCGTGACTGTCCGCATGAACGGCAAGAAAGAAGTCCTCAAACTCTCCATCGACCCCTCTGCCGTCGCCGGACTGGGCAGCGCAGCCGATATCGAGATGCTCGAAGACCTCATCACCGCCGCCTTCAACGAGGCCGGCCGCAAGGCCGAAGAGATTCTCAAATCCAGTATGTCGGGCATGCTCGGCGGTCTCAATCTTCCTCCTGGACTTTTCTGA
- a CDS encoding MarR family winged helix-turn-helix transcriptional regulator has product MSDATASKKEEVSAPRLWVNLARAYGALAAFVQSAVEKEGLGLTDFMVLEVLLHKGPMTISQIGSRVLLAAPSMTAAIDRLEREGYVERRNSEEDRRIRRIELTGKGRGFIQKLFRRHSEELEEVMNVLSTTEKTRLRASLKKVGFSAQAATERIRAQAK; this is encoded by the coding sequence ATGTCCGACGCAACAGCCAGCAAGAAGGAAGAAGTCAGCGCGCCGCGCCTCTGGGTGAACCTCGCCCGTGCCTACGGTGCTCTTGCCGCCTTTGTTCAAAGTGCGGTGGAAAAGGAAGGCCTCGGACTTACCGACTTCATGGTTTTGGAGGTCCTTCTGCACAAGGGGCCCATGACCATCTCGCAGATCGGCTCCCGCGTGCTGCTCGCCGCTCCGTCGATGACTGCCGCCATCGACCGGCTCGAGCGCGAAGGCTACGTCGAACGCAGAAACTCCGAAGAAGACCGCCGCATCCGCCGCATCGAACTCACAGGAAAAGGCCGCGGCTTCATCCAGAAGCTTTTCCGCCGCCACAGCGAAGAGCTCGAAGAGGTCATGAACGTGTTAAGCACCACGGAAAAGACCCGCCTGCGCGCCTCGCTGAAGAAAGTAGGGTTCAGCGCACAGGCAGCAACGGAACGGATTCGCGCACAGGCAAAGTAA
- a CDS encoding GNAT family N-acetyltransferase, with translation MIGMPGIRTLAEGSEVFAARDGREIELRSCLGFEELDACVALQVETWGYADGDVIPRRSFTVAQAIGGQVIGAFDLSLTGKAEAKSLAGFAMAMPGVHPDASGEPEAYLHSHMLAVRAAYRNDGMGRRLKLFQRKEALSRGIRNMEWTFDPLEIKNAFLNIHRLGAIVRRYIPNFYGVSSSRLQAGLPSDRLVAEWYLDSPRVIATLGGVNLPTNDAAETIVVPRAIGEWKSAADSLDRAQKVQEENRGRFLDAFSRGLAVVGFERSENGDGIFRLDPFPQAQDAGKSGEARPL, from the coding sequence ATGATCGGCATGCCAGGCATCCGTACATTGGCAGAAGGGTCCGAGGTCTTTGCGGCCAGGGATGGGAGAGAAATTGAGCTGCGCAGCTGTCTGGGCTTCGAGGAGCTGGATGCATGCGTAGCGTTGCAGGTGGAGACATGGGGCTATGCGGATGGCGATGTCATTCCCCGGCGTTCTTTTACCGTTGCTCAAGCTATTGGTGGTCAAGTGATTGGCGCATTTGATCTTAGCCTGACAGGGAAAGCGGAGGCGAAGAGCCTTGCCGGGTTTGCCATGGCTATGCCCGGCGTGCACCCGGACGCCTCCGGCGAGCCCGAGGCCTATCTCCACTCCCACATGTTGGCGGTACGAGCGGCCTATCGGAACGACGGGATGGGGAGGCGGCTCAAGCTCTTCCAGCGAAAAGAAGCGCTTTCGCGGGGCATTCGTAATATGGAGTGGACCTTTGATCCGCTGGAGATTAAAAACGCTTTTCTCAACATCCATAGGCTGGGTGCGATTGTTCGCCGCTATATTCCGAATTTCTATGGTGTATCCTCTTCTCGTCTCCAGGCTGGACTTCCGAGTGATCGCCTTGTTGCCGAATGGTACCTGGATTCTCCGCGCGTGATAGCGACTCTGGGCGGTGTGAACCTGCCCACAAACGACGCTGCGGAAACGATCGTGGTTCCGCGCGCCATCGGAGAGTGGAAGTCTGCGGCGGATTCTCTGGATCGTGCTCAGAAAGTGCAGGAAGAGAATCGCGGGCGGTTTCTCGATGCGTTTTCGCGCGGGCTCGCGGTGGTGGGATTTGAACGCAGCGAAAACGGTGACGGTATCTTCAGGCTAGACCCATTTCCTCAGGCTCAGGATGCAGGAAAATCCGGAGAAGCGAGACCTCTATGA
- the menC gene encoding o-succinylbenzoate synthase codes for MRIDAIYLRELHIPLVQPFETSFGVTTDRRVLLVELKSEGLTAWGECVAGEHPYFSDETIDTAWLVMTQELAPVLASTEVEHAGKIPSLFRQVRGHRMAKAALENAVWDLEAQVRGIALAELLGGSRETIPCGVSIGIQPTLERQLAEIEKELAAGYQRIKLKCKPGWDTKVFEAVRKRWPDIVLSCDANSAYRLKDADHIREWDNFNLLMIEQPLWYDDFYFHSLLQKQLNTAICLDESIRNRRDALAAIEMESCRIINIKNGRVGGFSEAIAVHNAAQERGIPVWCGGMLESGIGRSHNIALSSLPNFSLPGDVSASKRYWKEDIIEPEVTVSAEGEIVVPAEPGRGFAVREDLVERLTVRKEEIRALALA; via the coding sequence ATGAGAATTGATGCCATCTATCTGCGCGAGCTCCATATCCCGCTGGTGCAGCCCTTTGAGACAAGCTTCGGCGTCACGACGGATCGTCGCGTGCTGCTGGTGGAGCTGAAATCGGAGGGGTTGACGGCCTGGGGAGAGTGCGTCGCCGGGGAGCATCCGTATTTCTCAGATGAGACTATCGATACGGCATGGCTGGTGATGACGCAGGAGCTGGCTCCGGTGCTGGCTTCGACCGAAGTGGAGCATGCGGGGAAGATCCCCTCGCTCTTCAGGCAGGTGCGTGGGCATCGTATGGCCAAGGCAGCGCTTGAGAACGCAGTATGGGATCTTGAGGCGCAGGTGCGCGGAATCGCCCTCGCGGAACTGCTTGGCGGTAGCCGGGAGACCATTCCATGTGGGGTCTCGATCGGTATTCAGCCGACGCTCGAACGGCAGTTGGCGGAGATCGAAAAAGAGCTGGCGGCTGGATATCAGCGCATCAAGCTGAAGTGCAAGCCGGGCTGGGATACGAAGGTCTTCGAGGCTGTGCGCAAGCGCTGGCCCGATATTGTGCTGAGCTGCGATGCGAACTCCGCGTATCGCCTGAAGGACGCTGACCATATTCGCGAGTGGGACAACTTCAACCTGCTGATGATCGAGCAGCCGCTCTGGTATGACGACTTCTACTTCCACTCCTTGCTACAGAAGCAGCTGAATACGGCGATCTGCCTGGACGAGTCGATTCGTAACCGGCGCGACGCACTGGCGGCGATCGAGATGGAGTCGTGCCGGATCATCAATATCAAGAATGGGCGTGTAGGCGGATTCAGCGAGGCGATTGCAGTCCATAACGCGGCGCAGGAGCGGGGTATTCCCGTCTGGTGCGGCGGCATGCTGGAGAGCGGCATCGGCCGTTCGCACAATATCGCATTGTCCTCACTGCCGAACTTCAGTCTGCCGGGCGACGTGTCGGCCTCGAAGCGTTATTGGAAGGAAGACATCATCGAGCCCGAAGTTACGGTGTCGGCGGAAGGCGAGATCGTGGTTCCTGCGGAGCCGGGCCGGGGCTTTGCCGTGCGCGAAGATCTGGTCGAGCGGCTGACCGTCCGTAAAGAAGAAATACGCGCGCTGGCATTGGCCTAA
- a CDS encoding tetratricopeptide repeat protein has product MNPCLRIRDGVLWSALLGVALGSSAFAQQQNQDQQSTSSSSQSANTPAQTPDAAAKKPSTAADNPFPEAISKKAAAEANAPESAKAPVKTDDGSSSSRSAFAGVASPLDNTNRISDGAGGFIHNPKMAEEDVKVGGFYFTRGDYQGAYARYKEATEVDPGNADAVLGLAKSAQGLKHTQEAVDNYRIYLDAFPDGKKARDARKALAELGAAPK; this is encoded by the coding sequence ATGAATCCATGCCTGCGAATCCGTGATGGCGTGCTGTGGTCCGCGTTGCTGGGGGTAGCTCTGGGCTCGTCAGCGTTTGCGCAACAGCAGAATCAGGATCAACAGAGCACGTCCTCCTCCTCGCAGTCCGCAAACACTCCGGCACAGACGCCGGATGCCGCCGCAAAGAAGCCGAGCACGGCGGCAGACAACCCGTTCCCTGAAGCGATCTCAAAAAAAGCTGCGGCCGAGGCCAATGCGCCGGAGAGTGCGAAAGCTCCGGTGAAGACCGATGACGGCAGTTCTTCGAGCCGCAGCGCCTTTGCCGGCGTGGCATCGCCGCTCGACAACACCAACCGCATCTCGGACGGAGCGGGGGGATTCATCCACAACCCGAAGATGGCGGAAGAAGACGTGAAAGTAGGCGGTTTCTACTTCACCCGCGGTGACTACCAGGGGGCGTACGCACGTTACAAGGAAGCCACCGAGGTGGATCCTGGCAATGCGGATGCGGTGCTCGGTCTGGCGAAATCGGCGCAGGGGCTGAAGCATACGCAGGAGGCTGTGGACAACTACCGCATCTACCTCGATGCGTTTCCGGATGGCAAGAAGGCCAGGGATGCGCGTAAGGCGCTGGCAGAGCTGGGCGCGGCGCCGAAGTAG
- a CDS encoding GNAT family N-acetyltransferase, with amino-acid sequence MEKKSDKGFAIRVATEADAPALKALIEASVHGLQAGDYSQAQRDAAVGVHLGVDSQLIADRTYFVVSPQAQPEVMAACGGWSRRQTLFGADRRPDRDASLLDPAVDAARIRAFFVHPDWARQGIGSLLLQYCEDAARAEGFRRFEMGATLTGVPLYRRWGYEETGRIELELGDGLTLPIVRMGKTDRE; translated from the coding sequence ATGGAGAAGAAGAGCGACAAAGGGTTTGCGATTCGCGTGGCCACGGAAGCAGATGCTCCGGCGCTCAAGGCGCTGATCGAGGCTTCTGTCCATGGGTTGCAGGCCGGGGATTACTCCCAGGCGCAGCGCGATGCGGCGGTGGGGGTGCATCTTGGCGTGGATTCGCAGCTTATCGCCGACCGGACATATTTTGTCGTCTCCCCGCAGGCGCAGCCGGAGGTGATGGCGGCGTGCGGAGGCTGGAGCCGGCGTCAGACGCTCTTCGGCGCGGATCGCCGTCCGGACCGGGATGCGAGCCTGCTCGATCCGGCGGTGGATGCGGCGCGTATCCGGGCGTTTTTCGTCCATCCGGATTGGGCGAGGCAGGGCATTGGATCACTTCTTCTGCAGTATTGCGAGGATGCGGCGCGCGCGGAAGGCTTTCGGCGTTTCGAGATGGGAGCGACGCTGACCGGGGTGCCGCTCTATCGGCGCTGGGGATATGAAGAAACAGGGCGGATAGAGCTGGAATTGGGGGATGGTTTAACGCTGCCGATTGTGAGAATGGGGAAGACAGACAGGGAATAG
- a CDS encoding YncE family protein: MQQRISLGAQPFGVAVNPLVGNVYVANSVSYPESGSVGALNQSGTLDATISAGYAPLGIDVDFGTNLIFVANSQSNTVGIISGKTNAVTATLPVSSLFLAVNPVTQKVYVAPSANTPILTVVNEK; this comes from the coding sequence GTGCAACAGCGCATCTCGCTCGGTGCTCAGCCCTTCGGAGTTGCCGTGAATCCGCTTGTCGGCAACGTGTATGTTGCGAATTCTGTCAGCTATCCAGAGTCCGGCTCGGTCGGAGCTCTCAATCAGAGTGGGACACTCGATGCTACGATCTCAGCTGGCTATGCACCCCTCGGTATTGATGTTGACTTCGGGACCAACCTCATCTTCGTAGCGAACAGCCAGTCCAATACTGTCGGGATCATTAGCGGAAAGACCAATGCAGTGACTGCGACGCTGCCGGTCTCCAGTCTCTTCCTGGCAGTAAACCCGGTGACACAAAAGGTCTATGTAGCTCCCTCAGCAAACACTCCCATCCTGACTGTCGTAAATGAAAAGTAA
- a CDS encoding DUF1569 domain-containing protein produces MDASFAWLTTQVEVRLGSLSAAECGMHAPSSGWSRQEVVEHLLLTYGETLALVEKYCARERATGRRSSLREHIVRRVVLGLGWMPRGVQAPVFVRPQSVLPEAGGRELCNRFRERLLQLDIGLTRGEAVFGDRVFAPHFMLGPMTARQWRRFHFVHGRHHLGQLDRITRALRG; encoded by the coding sequence GTGGATGCTTCGTTCGCGTGGCTAACGACACAAGTGGAAGTCAGGCTCGGCAGCCTGAGCGCGGCGGAATGTGGCATGCATGCGCCGTCGTCGGGCTGGTCCCGGCAGGAGGTGGTGGAGCATCTTCTGTTGACCTACGGAGAGACGCTCGCGCTGGTGGAAAAGTACTGCGCGCGGGAGCGGGCGACAGGGCGCAGGTCTTCGCTGCGGGAACATATCGTCAGGCGGGTGGTGCTTGGCCTGGGATGGATGCCGCGTGGTGTGCAGGCTCCGGTGTTTGTACGGCCACAATCGGTCTTGCCGGAGGCCGGTGGCAGGGAGCTGTGCAATCGCTTCCGGGAGCGGTTATTACAGCTGGATATCGGACTGACGCGCGGTGAAGCGGTCTTCGGAGATCGGGTCTTTGCACCGCATTTTATGCTCGGTCCCATGACGGCAAGGCAATGGCGGCGGTTTCACTTTGTCCATGGAAGGCATCACCTCGGGCAGCTGGACCGGATCACGCGTGCACTGCGCGGATAG
- a CDS encoding MBL fold metallo-hydrolase: protein MTTRRHFLIQTAITTGGLAFAASRAWPQQSGAGHPPANPAANTGAAAAGLIATMRTNARTTPIHSTRLTDTIYLLQGVGGNMLVHLGPDGKLLVDSGIATATPQLKEQLAKFDPHPLRLLVNTHWHFDHTDGNAAMHDAGAFILAHENTRVRLSSAQRVEILNTTFPPAPNSALPQETFGDRETLYFDNEPIDLVHAPNAHTDSDIFLHFRNSNVVQTGDLWFNGMYPLIDANSGGSINGMIRGVDQLLQIVDEKTKIIPGHGAPGDQSALSAYRDMLATVANRIEKLKLAGQSLAQVIAQHPTADLDATWNKGMMTPEMFVTVVYNTL from the coding sequence ATGACGACACGACGCCACTTCCTCATCCAGACCGCGATTACCACCGGAGGCCTTGCCTTCGCGGCGTCGCGCGCATGGCCGCAGCAATCCGGAGCAGGCCATCCGCCGGCCAATCCGGCAGCGAACACCGGAGCCGCGGCTGCCGGCCTTATCGCCACCATGCGTACCAACGCGCGCACCACACCGATTCACAGCACCCGCCTCACTGACACGATCTACCTGCTGCAGGGCGTAGGCGGCAACATGCTCGTGCACCTCGGCCCGGATGGCAAGCTGCTCGTGGACTCCGGCATCGCCACCGCCACGCCCCAGCTCAAGGAACAGCTCGCAAAGTTCGATCCGCATCCGCTACGCCTGCTCGTCAATACGCACTGGCACTTCGACCACACCGACGGCAACGCCGCCATGCACGATGCGGGAGCCTTCATCCTCGCGCATGAGAACACCCGGGTACGGCTCTCCTCCGCACAGCGCGTAGAGATTCTCAACACGACATTTCCCCCCGCGCCCAACAGTGCTCTTCCCCAGGAGACCTTCGGGGATCGCGAAACGCTCTACTTCGACAACGAGCCCATCGACCTCGTCCACGCTCCGAATGCCCACACGGACTCGGATATCTTTCTCCACTTCCGTAACAGCAACGTCGTCCAGACCGGCGACCTCTGGTTCAACGGCATGTACCCGCTCATCGATGCCAATAGCGGCGGCTCCATCAACGGCATGATCCGCGGCGTCGATCAGCTTCTCCAGATCGTGGACGAGAAGACGAAGATCATCCCCGGTCACGGCGCGCCGGGTGATCAGTCCGCGCTCTCCGCATATCGCGACATGCTCGCCACCGTTGCCAATCGCATTGAAAAGCTCAAACTCGCCGGCCAGTCGCTCGCGCAGGTCATTGCCCAGCATCCGACTGCCGATCTCGACGCCACCTGGAACAAAGGCATGATGACGCCAGAAATGTTCGTCACCGTGGTCTACAACACGCTTTAA
- a CDS encoding prepilin peptidase — translation MAARIVSTIVPMIAPTIVPIFTLLFGLAFGSFLNVCIARLPWHRSIVHPPSHCPGCKTPIRSRDNIPLLSYLILRGRCRACRTPISWRYPAVELANALLWLACLLQFGLTLQGVGMAVLCFLLLGLAVMDAETLRLPDAFTLPGIALGLAWTAVTAPTGSRLATVLHAALWSFAATVLLLAIALGYRAVRGRSGLGIGDAKLLAMLAAWLGPASALLILFLGVVMAAIYGFVLLVSRRANATTRIPLGAFLSLAALYAIFAGPDTIHWYLHLFL, via the coding sequence ATGGCTGCCCGGATCGTTTCGACGATCGTTCCAATGATCGCCCCGACGATCGTCCCGATCTTTACCCTGCTCTTTGGCCTCGCCTTCGGCAGCTTCCTCAACGTCTGCATCGCCCGGCTCCCGTGGCATCGCTCCATCGTCCACCCGCCGTCGCATTGCCCGGGCTGCAAGACCCCCATCCGCTCCAGGGACAATATTCCCCTGCTCAGCTACCTGATCCTGCGCGGACGCTGCCGTGCCTGCCGCACACCGATTTCCTGGCGCTATCCGGCGGTAGAACTGGCCAATGCCCTGCTCTGGCTCGCGTGCCTTCTTCAGTTCGGCCTGACACTGCAAGGTGTCGGCATGGCCGTCCTCTGCTTTCTTCTTCTCGGCCTCGCAGTCATGGATGCGGAGACACTCCGCCTGCCAGATGCCTTCACCCTGCCGGGTATCGCGCTTGGCCTTGCATGGACCGCAGTCACCGCGCCGACCGGCTCGCGTCTGGCAACAGTGCTCCATGCTGCGCTTTGGAGCTTTGCCGCAACCGTCCTGCTTCTTGCCATTGCTCTTGGCTATCGCGCTGTTCGAGGACGCAGCGGTCTGGGGATCGGCGACGCCAAGCTGCTCGCCATGCTTGCCGCGTGGCTCGGTCCAGCCAGTGCGCTGCTGATTCTTTTCCTTGGCGTCGTGATGGCGGCGATCTATGGGTTCGTTCTGCTCGTAAGCCGGCGAGCCAATGCAACCACCCGCATTCCTCTCGGAGCCTTTCTCTCGCTCGCCGCCCTGTATGCCATCTTCGCCGGGCCGGACACCATCCACTGGTACCTGCACCTTTTCCTGTAG